The genomic interval CAGGCCCGCGCCGAGCGCCGGGGACATCGCCGATGTCGCCACCAGCCGGTTGGCGCCTCCGTCGCGGGGGGCGCAGGCCGGGGGTTCGACCCCGCCGCCTCCGCCCGGTCCCCCAGGGGTGCCCGGTGCGCAGCCCGGGGGTGCGACTCCGCCGCCCGTTCCCGGGGCGCCGGGGGGCGGGTACGTGCCCACCCAGTTCGTGTCGGCGCCTGGTGTCGAGGGTCCCTCGTCGGGTGGGTCCGGATTTCCGGGTGCTCCCGGTGCCCCGGGAGGGCCTGGCGCGTCTCAGTTCCCCGGCGCGCCGCAGCCTCCCGGTCCTCCGGGTCCTTCCGGTCCCCCCGGGCTTCCCCGGACCGCGCCAGGAGCCGTGCATCACGCGGAAACCGTGTTGTCACCGCCTCCGGGGGGCGGCCCCGGCATGCCCCCGCCGCCGCAAGCCCCCGGAGCCGCTCCGGGCGCTCCGCAGCCGATGGCGCCCGGCACGATGCCGCCCCCGCCTCCCGGTGCCGTACCCTCCCCCGGTCCGGTGCCGCAGGGACAGCCGATGCCGGGGCACCCCGCGCAAGCGCACCCCGCCCCCGGTCCGCCCCCGGCCTACGGCTACCCCCAGCAGTCGCAGCCCACTGTCGGGCCCGGGTACCAGGCCGTGCTTCGGTACCGGGCGCAGGACGGGTCGGAGCAGCAGCTGATCCGGCGGTCGGCGCCCGGGACGCCGCACCCGGAGTGGCAGATCTTCCACGAGCTGCGCGGCATGAACGTACCCCCGGACCAAGTGCTGGAGCTCCACACCGAGTTGGAGTCCTGTGAGCTGCCGGGGGCGTACTGCGCGCGGATGATCCGGGAGCAGTGGCCGCAGGCGCGGATCGCGAGCATCGCCCCGTACGGCACGGATCACGCGAGCCGGCAGCAGGGCATGCAGCAACTGCTGGCACACCAGGGCGAGTTGCACCAGGTGGCCGACGGCCCGGCGCGCCCGGCACCGGTACGCGCCCCCCTGCCGCCGGTCCAGGCCGCGCCGCCGATCCCGCCGGAGGGTGTGGCGCAGGAGCTGGTCGGGGCCTTCGGTCCGGGGATCTTCCGGTTCGAGCAGGTCGCGGTGGACCGCCAGGGCGTGCCGCCGGTCGTCGCGCACTCGCTGGTCGTGGCCGGGCTGCCGTTCGACATGGGCCCGTTCTTCTGGGCGCAGGCCCAGCCGGGGCGGCCGGTGCCGACGCTGGCCGAGCTGGCCGCCGAGCGCGGGGTGCAGCCGGCCTCCGACGCGGGCTCGTACCTCGTCATGGGCAGCGACTTCGGCAAGGCGGTCTGCGTGCAGTACGGCACGGCGAACATCGTCGCCGTACCCGTGGAGGCCGGGCCGGGCGGTGCGCCCGTACCGCCGCAGTTCGTGAACACGGGGCTGCCCGAGTTCCAGCGCTGCCTGGCGCTGCTCGGCCGGATGTGGCGGCTCCGCTTCGGCCTGAACCAGGAGCAGGCGGGCCGCTGGACCGTCGACTTCCAGGCCCAGCTGGCCTCGCTGGACCCGGCGGCGCTGGGCTCGCCGGAGAGCTGGTGGTCGGTGCTGCTCGAACAGATGTGGGATGGGCTGCTGTGACGCCCCGCCGCCGCTGACCCACTCGCGCGGGGAGGGCCGGACCCGGTCATGTGACCGGGTCCGGCCC from Streptomyces sp. CC0208 carries:
- a CDS encoding SUKH-4 family immunity protein is translated as MVTFAQAQERAEEWINGDVPSYQHREVRVREFDLGFVVWAEDRAEGPRSDGGAQRLVIARDSGEATLWPSLPVGEVIRRYEEEYGREDGAGDAGAAAGGAAASRVDLNQTSFLLTPPEWLQDAADKLGIAGAGAAPGVPARPWTGTDTNGGEDLSVALPDTVFSAPVNDGDGAGEAAGVSSASSASEIVEVSEASEIAEVSEPLDSRTARISRGGGSSSGVREEEGAPGGAPSGGSSYGYPQAPGPAASPTPPPPGGSSYGYPQGPGGSGAGVSGAPAAPRPAPSAGDIADVATSRLAPPSRGAQAGGSTPPPPPGPPGVPGAQPGGATPPPVPGAPGGGYVPTQFVSAPGVEGPSSGGSGFPGAPGAPGGPGASQFPGAPQPPGPPGPSGPPGLPRTAPGAVHHAETVLSPPPGGGPGMPPPPQAPGAAPGAPQPMAPGTMPPPPPGAVPSPGPVPQGQPMPGHPAQAHPAPGPPPAYGYPQQSQPTVGPGYQAVLRYRAQDGSEQQLIRRSAPGTPHPEWQIFHELRGMNVPPDQVLELHTELESCELPGAYCARMIREQWPQARIASIAPYGTDHASRQQGMQQLLAHQGELHQVADGPARPAPVRAPLPPVQAAPPIPPEGVAQELVGAFGPGIFRFEQVAVDRQGVPPVVAHSLVVAGLPFDMGPFFWAQAQPGRPVPTLAELAAERGVQPASDAGSYLVMGSDFGKAVCVQYGTANIVAVPVEAGPGGAPVPPQFVNTGLPEFQRCLALLGRMWRLRFGLNQEQAGRWTVDFQAQLASLDPAALGSPESWWSVLLEQMWDGLL